In Esox lucius isolate fEsoLuc1 chromosome 22, fEsoLuc1.pri, whole genome shotgun sequence, the genomic window TCATCAGCAGTTCCTTGGAGCTTTTGTGCTCAGCCGTACGCATAGATGCCCGCGGCGGTGAGATTCAGGCAGAATGCCGCTAGCTGTTCGCCAGCTGCTGGTGAAGTAGCTCACCCATCATTCCAAAGGGAAAGCAGGTGTCTCTTAATAAGGTCCAGAATGGCTTCGATCCACAGCCAGAAGGGAAAGCTCTTCTCGGTGAGACTCTACAGTAGACAGAAAGGAAACCCTGATGTGTCTCTGGATGGATTAAATAAGTGTCCcgatttttaaaaatgtatatgtgtaGCGCATTCATGGCCTACCTTACAGAACTTGGTCCAGGGGATAAGGCCCTCTGAATTCCTCTGCGCTTTATGGCCTGTTAAAATCATCCACGTGTcagtacatttttaaatcagccAACAGCCTTAGTGGAAGTATATAAATCCTATCAACTGCTAATCCCCTCTGTGCCTCACCTAGCAGTTTGTCAGCCAGCATTCCCAGCTGTTCCTCGTTGAGTCCCCTCTTAGTGACAGAGGAGAACTGCCAGCTCAGAACCTCAGACAACTGACCCCAGGTGGCAGCAGGAGGACTAAGGAAGAACTTCAAATTCTGGGATGGACCAGGGAGAGAGAATAGCGAGTTTGTCTACTGTCCATTCTATATCTGATTTAGAACGGAGCGATGGATGGGCCTAACCCAACTTGTCTCTGGGATCTGTCTCAGTGCATATAGCTGGCGTAAATAAAGGTAATGTGAAATGAACCTGCTGTACTTTACCTTGGGCTCAGTGGTCAGCATGTTGTACCACAGAATAGAGGCCCAGCCACTGGGCAGCTGGCTGACGTTGGAGATAACCACGACCGGCAGGGAGATGGTCTAAGAAATCAATCCAAGTCAAGCATGCGGTTAACATTTCCTGAAAATTGTAGTGTTGACCTGATTCTCTACATATTTCAGCCCACTCACCTCTAGCTTGATGTCCAGGCCGGACTGGTTGAGCTCAGACTCAAAGCAGAGGGTGTGCAACTCCTCAGTCACAATAAGAGGCCCctgtaaaacatgaacacagtAAAACATGAGAACATTGCTGtttgctgtttttctgcagGGACTTACTTCTTTCCCCTCTCaaatttctatttctatttttacataaacaaacaacCTTCATTTAATTAAACTTAACTCTCTTATGCAAAACGAAAATAAACCAATCGCTGTCTTTTCAATTAAAGGAAATGTTTATTATATTGTCTGATGTTTTACTTACAATATTCTTCAGCACAATGCTGTAATTAACACTAATTAAGCCTTTTGGAGTTGACTGCAGCTGAGTATATTATAGACCAGTTATTGCTAGCAGGCCTCTTACCTCATTTGTCCTGTTTCCGGCCACTTTCTGTTCTTTCAGTTGCTGTTTTGAAATCAGACAATAAACTGTTAGGAGTGAATAACAGCAAACATCAAAAGGATAATCAGAGCCAATGACTGAGATTTAGGGCCCGATatgcttttttaaatgactTACCAAATGGCGAAACTCTGCAGCCAGACTTCCATTGGACTCTTCCATATTCATAACCTTTGTGTTGGTACCCAACAAGTTGAATTTacgaaaaccttttttttctgtaaCATCTCTgaggagaaaataaaatatgaatttacATTAGCTTGTTTTGTGTTGTACATGCAAGAGTCTTACATAACAATACACAACAGTATCTGTCAACAATCAGCTACTTACTTGTCAAACGAAGCTTTGACTTTGAGTTGATAGTTGAATTCCTGGAGCTTCACGAGGAATCTGAAGGAAGGAAGATCCAAATCCAAACTCAACAAGACCAGAACAGATCTACAGTAACTCCACACGAAATAATCAAGAGATGAAATGGTCCTGTTGTATAAGTGCTCACCGGAGCTTAACAGTGAACTGAACCTGTGTCTTCAGCACCAAGggtctctgtgggtgtgtgggcaTACAAGGCTGTCTCTCTACCACCAAGGAACTGAGAaagaccacacaaacacactttataGATGCATTACAATACTATAGAAGAACTAATGAATACAGTCTTGTGGAAAGTAAGTACTGCCCGAGAAGAGTTgtcttttaaacatttttggacatacagctctggaaacaattaagagacctcttcagctttttctttaatttccaaaaaagttgaaaaggaaagttttaagtgaggaacagaagcgttcaatttgcggtggtctcttcattttaacccttctgttcctcactcacttttttggaaaggaaagaaaaaggtgcagtggtctcttcattttttccaaagctgtataaATAGTGGAGCTAAATTCAAACCAGATTAACTGAAGGTCAtccattaaaaaataaacacaaaaaatactATCTCTAACATCAgataaaatggcaaaaaacaTCAGATGAATCATAAAAATTAGAGTGTAAATTGGCAGGGTTAAAAacataaagattagaaacctggtctggtcttaaccatatgggtgtgtggtaacacatcatgtcaagatcaaaagacctatccaaggCCCTCGAGTCTGGGagaggttacaaagccattAGCAAGCAATACAAAGAGCATCATGTCCTACGGATTATCTGAAAATTGAGAAAATTACAAACTGGCTTCCTAAAACAGGTAATCCCACCCAATTCAGGGCAACCAAAACTTGCTCATTGAAACCTCTATGAAGCCCCATTGAAACATCAATGGATCTAGAGATCCTCTTATCACAAGCATTGTCAAAGTGCATGAGTCCATTGCCAGAAAGGCTGCATAACCTTGGCCTATATGGGATGTCATGAAAGAAAACttctctgctctcaaaaaatgATATCAAGACAACTAACATCTGACCGAAAtggcaaaaaagaaacattactTTTGAACAGAAAGACCTCATaccaacagtaaagcatggaggtgatggtgttatggtttggggctgctttgctgcctcagggcctggccaactgGCCATCATTAAGTCAACCATAAATTCCATATTGCACCGGGGAGTTCTTCAGGAGATGGTGAGACCATGTCAAAGAAAGCTGATGCTGACACTGAATATAAATcttgaaacaaaacaatgatcCAAAATACACAAGTAAAACTAAAACATAATGTCTCAAAAATAAGGAAGGTTTTAGAGTGGCTGAGACAAAGCTCAGATCTTAATAAAATGCTGTGAAACACAGGAAGCTTGAAGCGGTCATACATgaaagccctcaaacatgacacagttgacaTATTGTAAAGTGGGCCACAATTCTCCCCATTCGATGATGGAGACTGATAGACAATTACAAGAATTGGGTACAGGTGGTTTTTTCAGGCAAAGGGCACAACACCACTTATTGAAACTAGGGGTGTACTTGTTTTTTCTGCACcagaaaattgcatttctgtcgTTTTTTGAGgaataaataatttcaaagtATACTCTTTCAGTGTGACTTGAtaaattaggttacctttatcTTTCTACAGCGCTGACatgaagattacatatccatatgtTGAAATATGAACaagaaaagacaactttccagggggtgttcTTACTtcttcacatgactgtataccATCTgcaaaaacacagagaacattGACATTGGAATACAAGTGTGGTGTCACTCACTGCTCTAGAAGGTTCCGGAACAGTGTGAGGGCCCGCCCCTCCAGGAAGCTTTTCTTCAGTCCAATTGGATCATTCTCGTATGTATACTTCTGCTCTAGTTCTTGGAGTTTCTTCAGCTGCTGCCTCACTTGCTGCAGGTTCTCAGCCACCACAGTGAACCTacaggaagagaagaggaatatttcaacttttttttttttttaaagtagattttttttggaGTTGATCATGCGAGAGATTCCCAAGATAGTGATCTAGTTTCCCCACCAGTTCTGTAATTGGTCCAGACAGGCATTGGGTGGCCCTCCAATACAGGAGCTCTGTTGCCTTTTCTTCCACTCAGGTAGTTCCTCTGAGATCAGGTCTGACTGGATTGACTCAGACATGTTAAGCACATCTGCTAACTGAGACACCACTTCCTGTTTAGGACAAGGAGTCAAAAACATGAGCATGAATAACAGTTATTATCAACTTTTAAATTTGAGCAGTGTTAACCAATGTGCAGAACAAATGCAAGTCGGCGAAGACCATGGAGTTACTGTTATAGCTGGGGTTTGTCATATCAGTTTGCATTATAGAGAGGAACAACTTAATTGGTCTAAACAACTAAGTAACGGAGCCCTTTCAAATGCTACAAACCATAACAATGAATTTTGTTGTTGGCTTAGCGAGAGCTCATCAATTTGATATACGGTCTGTTTTGAATCCCACACAGGCCTGGGCACCATAGACAATCAGAGCTACAGTAGAACTACATGCAAATGATGTAATTTCCCACACGGCCATCTCAGTTCCTGAACTGTGTGTTTACGGTggcacaaacacaaatatagaTAATTCGCTCAAACGTGTTTGTGATACAAAATTAAATTGAACATCCTCTTTAAAATACGTAAGTGCCGCACGAGCTCTACATTTGGGAACAAACCAAGTCATAGTCAAACGACAATTCTGGCAGGGTCTCCTCTGTAGCCTAcaacatttaaatcaaaagGAACTTCTGTATGAAAATGCTATAGTATTTGCTCCACTGGTTTTGTTTCGAGGGCATTCTTACACTATTTGGCCAAATTTATGTGGgcacccctactaattattaACTTCAAGTGTTACAGCCActcattgctcacaggtgcataaaatcaaGCGCATagcatgaaatctccatagacaaacaatgGCTGTCAAATATGGgtcgtactgaagagctcagtggcACTGTCATAAGGATGCCACCTTTGACACAAGTTAGTTCATtacatttctgccctactagatctgccccagtcaactgcaagtgctataattgtgaagtgtcttggagcaacaacagcccagccatgaAGTGATAGGCCATGCAAACTCAGTGCGGGATCACGGAGTGCTGGCGCTTAGAATTAAAAAATTGCCagtcatctgttgcatcactcaccacagagttccgcAGCTTATTTCAAGTGAAGGGTCaacttaatgctacaggatacaaagaaattTAAGATTACTGGGTGCTTCTAactgtggcaacagtttggggaagggcCTTGCCTGTTCCAGTATTGACTGTGCCCAAAAGGGGGTCCATAAAGACGTGGTTCgatgaggttggtgtggaggaactgagtggcctgcacagagccctgacctcaaccccaatGAATTGGGACGGCGATTGCGAGCCAGGCCTTCctcgtccaacatcagtgcctcaCCTCACAAATGcacttttggctgaatgggcacaaattcccacagagacactccaaagtCGTCCCAGATGAGTGGCAACTGTTGCGGCAGCAAAGGGGCTCCATATTAATGCCAGTGGGTTttgaatgggatgtccaacaagctcatataggtgtcatggttgggtgtccacatacttcaGGCCATATAGTGCATATGCCCAAATTATGCTCAAATAGCCACAAGCTATTGGTTACTGTCTAAAACTGTACAGCCTTAGTGTTCACTGTAATTGCATGCTGGAGGTTGCACAGAATTTGCACAACTTTTGTGCTCAGGAGACCAGACATTTGCtcagtaacacaaacaatgaacacTAGAAGGCTAGACTGAAAAACTGTTTTTTCGGGGTATTGAGCAAGTGGTCAAACCCAGCTAAAATTGTATATAGAATACAGTTTCACTTTAGCTGGGTTTGATTCAACTTTGTTGCTCTTGTTGTAAGTAACCATGTTACCATCCAACCTTTTAATGGACATGAATCTACAGAAAATTTGAAAGGTTACTTTGTAGATGTAAAACTTTAACCTTTGGATTACTCAAACTgagtaacataatctgattactaTCTGCTACTTTTAGATTAGAGTACATTTAGACACTTGTAGACAGCCAATTGTAACAGTAATCACTATCAGTGAGGCATGAATCATTGAGAGAGAAGCAGTGTCACATCCTATTTAAAAGGACAAGCCATGTCTTGATGGTAGTTATTCACCAGTAAACTACGTCAGTAGTTCTGAAACTGTCTGCCCGGCGACCCCAAAGAtttgacaaacacacaaaatatttaacacAGGAACAGACATATAAACACAATTGTAGCCAGCGATTAATCATCAGTGATGAATTTTCTAAATTTACCAGAAATGCACCTGACCATCCAGTACTTCAGGTGCCATGACCAAAATAACACAACGATTGTCTCAAATCTTTACTCTATAATGTAATGTAGTGTGTAGTAGTTCTGCCTCATCGCTGGGTATTCCTACCTCTCTATTAATCTTCAGCTTTAAACACATTTCAAGAATAATCATCTTCTCATGTTCCAGCTGTTTTGGGGTCAGCCCATTATTTTCATGTTCTACAGTGAGAAAAAGAAAGTATGATTCAGGTAATTGACTGCAGTATATAtcaatttatttaaaagaaagaataaaacaacTCACCTCTGTTCTTAAGACTATTCACTCTAAAGTCATGCTCGTCTTGAAGTTCTTCAAGAAGCTTTATGTTATGATCTACGACCTAGTTGTTGGAAGAGAGGGTAAACATGAATGTGATTTCAACAAAAATACCGACACTAAAACATATGACTGGTTCCACCAGGACATGCAGTATGTGACAGAGATGTCTCACCTGAACTTCGTTTTTCATCACTTTAACTTTATTATCCAGCTTCTGTTTCTCCAGGACCATGCTCGTCTGTGTGTTCTCCAAGTCGGCCTAAGAAGTGCATTTCACAGTTAACCACGCCAACTTTACACCACACATACTTGCGCATTATTTGTATAGTTGACCACCTGGACAAATAAATATGTGGTGATTTTGTTTATAACAATGTACTGTTTATTACAATGCCAATACAAGTCAATATCTAAAAAGCCACCTGTATGCTTCTGGCAACAGCCAGAATCCTTTGCTcttccttcaggtttctggcaATGATCATGGCCATGTGAATGGGGTCCTCTTGAAAGCGGTCCTGTAACGAGTGTGCATTTCCTCATTACAAACCCGCCCATAACCGTATCATTGTAATCTACAACAGATCAACATCGGTAATTATGCAGGCagtaatatttttcattttaaactgggtggtttgagaCCTGAAAGCTCTGGTATACCAAACTCTATAACCGCAATTATgataaacacattattattttactttcatACAGCATTTTGCTATGCtggggttacttttaccagAATGCAGATGGAGTTTATACATTCCATGGGATGTTTTGCAGTGCACATTTTTAATTATACTACCCCTACTTAAAATCCAATACAGGCACTGATGCTGTTACCAAATCCACTGAAAAATAACGGGttgtaatgcatttttttgtgcatttaaaaTCTACTACTTCCTGGCTGATGCTAACTCGATACCTCTCACTATACCAATGACTGTGAACTGGCCACATACCACAGCCCAGCGTGTTTTTTGCTGTTGTTATATTTGTATTAAACATTCACCCTGATGACAAAACAACAGCCACCGTACATTAAAACACAGAAGGGGAATATGAATGTCTgctgttttcaatgggtgttattacagcagcagcaTTACAGTTTGTGAGGCTTGTTAAGAGTTAACACGCATCTTATCAAGGCCACTGGCAACAGTGTCCGCCTAAAAAAGACGTAACTGAGCATCCACCAATACCTGGAGGTTTCTCTTGATCTTGCGGATGTTGTGTTGCAGCAGAAAGTTGTTTTCCAGGGCAAAGCGGCTGTGCTGGTCATCCAGCTGAGCTAGGAGGTCATGGAAACGTACTGTTGACAAGGAGTCCTGGACAGCCACATTTTCCCTACAGGGTTTCACAGGGGAATGCGTAGAACAAAGTGAAGTAATGAACAGGTTATATTTCTCGCCATTATGCAGATTTTTAGTTTGACAGTTTCTCCATCACTAGGTGGGAATACAGTTGAATAAAACGAGAATAATAGTTCTGGATTGGAATATAATCATTATATTATCAACTAGGTCTCTATCCACTGCTTACCAATCGATGCTCTCAATCCACTTGCTCAGGTACTGCCTGATGTCCATTGGGAAGGAGTCATCATACAGCTGATCAACCTGCTCCAGGTATTTAGAATCCAGTTGTTGCAGCTGGCACCACTGGGCCATCTGATCAAGAGACATAAAGAGGTCCGTTCAgacacaaaatgtacaaaactgAGACGGCAACCTACTGTATAACGTGGATGAAAAACAACGCACCTGCCTGGAATCTACACTTTATTGTTGTTCTTAAAGTGGAAATCTGAGTTGCTACATTCAGTTTCTTTCTTACCTATACATGAGTATTCACCGATTAAGAAATATATCTTAAATAAATAGCTGACTGGATTATTTTAACTACTGTACTTCATCAGAACCCGAAATAGAAGTTTGTGTTACTCTAATCAAAGTAAATGCGAACAGTCCAAACCACCAAAACATGGTTCAGATAATGTATGTGATAGTATGGATGATCTGTTCTTGCACCATATAGCCTCAAAATgtaccaaataaatgtttcaccGTAACCCGTTTTACAGGCAGAGCGTGAGAAcactttgttattgtttcaactGTCGATTTCCGCATTACATAACGGTCCTTCCTTACTCTATAGTGTTTAATCTCTAACATCGATTTAAACATTTAAGTAATCGACCCATTTTTAAACAGGGACCGCAATTATGTTAACGTAAATggttttgtctctctttcctaAGATACTGGTATAGAGACTGTCATCAATACTGTTCAACAATATAAACGGACTCACCTTATACCTTGAAGAGGAACAAATATGAGCAGACTTCAGTAAATTCTGTTTCGTAGTTGCAGACCCACCACGAAAAAACGTTCACGACAGTAAACAAAAAGGGAGGGTGTCTGACATTGACGCCCACATACGGAAGACTGTGTAATCCAATAGGAATTTCGGAATCATTAAGGATATCCGCCTTCTTCTTCAATAGCCAATCAAAGTGAGAGATATCGCTGATTGACAAAACAGGACTTGGCTGTTGCGACAGCTCAACAACCTCCCGTTATATATTAAACTTTTTCTTTCGGTATTTTATAACACATGCTTACAGtttcatgttttgtatttttcttaacTGTAATTTATAATACGTATTTTTAGTTATTAAAAATACCGCAACAAGACCcaacaaaccaaaaaatattATCTGGTGCAGTTAGACATCGGAGAGACAATCCGACGGAACAGCCCAATGTTTACCACGTGTTTTCAGGGAAACTGAAAGTATCTTAAAACTCTTTGTGATTCCCCCCTTTACCTGAGGAGCTCGCTTGTCCGGTGAGCTTTTATTTCAACGAAGAACAATAACACTGGTGAAAAATATAACGTCTTGCAAATTACAGCTGGGAAGCTATAATAAGCAAAACACAATGTTTTCAATCTAGgctatgttaaaaaataaagcaaGTATTACATTgactacattttacatttgagtttCAGTTCACAAAGCAAGAAACGGTATGTAGGTGGGTTTATGTGGGTTTAAGTGGGCTTAGATTATGAGGTCTACAaagtcatttcaaaatgtgatccACAGTATTGGGGACATCTGTGTCATTGCAGATTTTGCGCTTTCTTGACCACTTTGTTATGATCTGGTAAACGAGAGCACTTCCATTAGGGACCCTTAGAGGGAGGTCATGGATAGTTCATGTCCTCAATCAAGAGCATAGGGTTCATGTTTCCAAACTCCACAGCCTTGTATGCAAAATATTATTCTTGTAAGAAGGTTAACTTTGGGATAGCTGTTGCTATTATTGCATAACAGCGTGtatagtgtgtttttgtgtgtgtgggtgtctgtgtgtgaacagGTTTTACTATATAAAGGGTGATCAAAAAAATCTCCAAACTGAGGTCATATCAGGACAATTTCCTTGTCCCCATTTAATAAAGTACATTTTTTGTGCTGGGTTTAGGGTAAGagatacatacattatacagcTGAGCTaagcatagtgtgtgtgtgtgtgtgtgtgtgtgtatgaactTCGTGTCTTGTCATCTTGTTTCTTGTTTCCTTTCAAGAGCAGCCACAATGGTCCACCACCATAGACGGTATCTTGCCATAGACAATCTGCTCCATGCGATTGAAGTAGAGCATGTTGATGGGGGACATCTTGGCGGGGGTACAGCAATGCCCTGCGGTGCCCTGGGCTTTGGCCTTGTTCACCAGGTGGTCGTAGGGGTACTTCTGGTGGTGCGTATACTCACACTCCCCAGAACAGTAGTTAGCCTTGTAACTTTTGGGGGCAATTATCCAGTCCCAGCCAAAGGCCTCGAAGTCAACGGTTAGCGGGTAGCGGCAGCACTGAGTCTCCGAGGACTCCTCGCCGCAGTCCAGGCCTGAGTTCCTTCGGGTGCGTGGTGGGCTCGGTGATATCTTCACCTCTATGAACGGCTGCTGGGAATGGAATCACagtaataattaaaatgttgccaAACCCAAGCATTAAGCCTTTGCATGGCACCACATTGATGAGGCATTAATGTTGGGTGGATTTATGTTTATGGTAGGTTAGCAGTAGTTCAGTGTTATATTGCACCACTCGCAACCACTTAAATAAGGTCAccatcacatttgtttttacacaGTAATACATTGAATATGAGCAAATTCTCTAATATTGCTGTATATTTTGATGGACAAACATATCTTTAACAAGTAAAGACACAAACTCGTAATAGTAGTTGCAACTAACGGGATCAGGGTTATCTCCGGCAGACCAAAAGCATCTTATTTTCACACGTTTTTGAAGGCTTTGATTGTTTAATTCTTACAATATCCTCAGTGAAATACAATAATTCTATAAGATGTCTAGCAGTCTAAGTTGAACATAGATtcaaatctgacagatttgttttgttaaaaagAGTTGaccacaaaatataattttcctcAGTCAAGTGGTATGAAAAGTAACAAGTTGGTTTTTATgactcaaaaatgtattttgacaaaCATATTTGAACCCAAATGACTGTAATTATATTATAGCGTCTGAAAGAGCAAATTtagtcacatgatcatccattTCAGGTCTCTTTCTGTTTGAAAAGTCCTACCTTGCCAACCAGTAATTAGTTTAGGTGACAAAATATGAGTGACAGCTGATTCTGGGCTAACAGGTAGTTCAGTGCATCCCACTCCCCAAATAACCTGCTTTAGCTCTGATTAGGattgtattttatattcatatGTCTGAGAGTGTGAGTTTCAATAGGGTGAATTTCAGTAGGTTGATCATGGGATTAAAGTGCCCCATTAATATATCAGCGATATGGAGTTCAGTTTATGGATGGAATTATAGTCTTAAgtttaaatcaatcaaaagtCAAGAACTTAACAGACCTCTTGTCACACTCAATGTAATTTATGACGTGAAGTAGGGGAGAATATGGTGTAGCTGGATTTGCTCATTCCTTATTAACTTAGGATTTTAGACTCCCTGAAGTAGTAATTCACCAAATCTTAGGAGACATTTCATCAGGAATCACAGTTAGAGGGAAATATTGTTAGAAGTCATAAAGGGCTATACCAACTTCTGTACATTATATTCTTTTCAGttaaaattcattatttttatttattaatttaattaaatgttatttactttgtttttcagaaaaaaGAAACGCTATAGATAATAtcacaaatatatattataatatttttgccTCATAAAATTACGGTAAGTTTATCAGAAATAAATCAATACAACCATGTTTCTTTCAAATGTAACAGTAACATTTCCCCGCCGGACAATTTCTGTTCCGATTTTCAAGAATCTCTGAATGCCTAATATACTTTTATCCAAAAAGCGCATTCaaaattattacaataaaacCATCCGCCCAGACTCACCAGTCCCTCTTCTCCCAGCTCCGCTGATGTGACAGCCAAATCTTCACCTTTGGAATCATAGGCTTTTATCTCGAGCGCATAATGAGTCTCTGACTGGCGAAGCCAGGTTTGCAGTAATTTACTGATCTCTATACTTTGCCAAGAGCTTGCACCAGCAGCAACATCTACCTTTAAGGAGAGGATCCGTATGCGCGTGTTTCCCCCTGAGGTCACTTTAACGCGGGAGATTTGCAAAAAGACAGTTGTGACCATGTCAGCCGGGCGCAAGTGCACCCAAAGTTGCGCACGCAAAATGTTATTAGCTTGAATCTTCGGACTGAGATTGAAGAAGCAACAGGGTGGCATTCCGTCTTGTGATAATGATCcatctgaaaagaaaaaaaatgttttaaccccGTTATGCAGAACGCAACAGAGAATTAAACGCAAAAACTGTTCTGGATACAAGGAACAAGGCTGGCATTAAATACCCAACATTGTATATGTACACTATACTTACAGCTGGCCATAGTTATGATTGTTTCAGTGCTGGAACGCTCTTCATCATCCACGCGATGGTCATACATTTCCATAAGTTGTGTCAAGGGGGGCGCTTTGGGTAGGAGCTGCCTGATCATTTCCTGGCTAATGTTTGGAGGGTTGTCGAGCTGCAGAATGCTGAGAACTTGCGATTTGATGTTGTGAAGTCTCATTAGTTTGCTGCGTTCTCTGAACTTGCAGGTCGAGCAttgctctctttcttcctccacaAGTGTCACCCCCTTGGCTAGGTCAGTAGTGGTTTCATTCATCCCCATGGAGATGCCAAACGCACCTAAGAGTGTCAGGTAAAACACTGACTGCATCATGTATATTGTATTTTCAATTCACCTTTGAAAATATATCCTATTGCATGCCTACCATATAACACAATGAGAATATGTGCCATCAATCTTTTTATAATCTCCCCGTCTCCTGTAatgattctgattggctgcgTGAGGAATTCATGTTTTGTTAAAATTTTAAAGAGATACGATGTTGAGGTGCATACTTACTGGATAAATGCACTGAACCAGAATGCCACTAGAGGGAGGCATAAATGAAGAGTGGAACAATTACCTCCTGTTCCTGTACTGTCTGCGTAAGTCCCCACCAGTTTATTGTGAAATATCAGCAATTTTTCACGTAGTTTCAGTCATGTATGTATAgaaaattcatgttttttggaaacttgtttataaatatatttttcaaacatgAATTTGCCACCTCAGTATTTCAAATATTAGTCTTTAATTATTGGGGCCtgcaggtcagaggtcaaataACAGTTGACCAGTTTAACTCCCTGGCCCATCCCAATGTCCTCACAGACTTTGAAGCGCATTCTCGCTAAGTCTTTGAGGGCTTATGGCTGTCCTGCTGTCAAATCGTCAACTGTGCAAGGGCTCTTTCGCAGACATTTTGAGCCCTTTATGCACCCTTTTCGTAAGTCTGCATTTCTGCAGACTTTGCCTGAGGGAATTGCCCACAGTTCATAGCGCTGTGACGTGAAAAACTGGGTTTCCAGGAAGCCCGGATTCGAGCGAAAAATCCTGACAAACCTGATTTGTAAGAGAAGAAGTACAGTGAACTGCACTACAGTGGCATTAGCCCCGGGTctgaaatggaacaaaaataata contains:
- the stat1a gene encoding signal transducer and activator of transcription 1a isoform X2, producing MAQWCQLQQLDSKYLEQVDQLYDDSFPMDIRQYLSKWIESIDWENVAVQDSLSTVRFHDLLAQLDDQHSRFALENNFLLQHNIRKIKRNLQDRFQEDPIHMAMIIARNLKEEQRILAVARSIQADLENTQTSMVLEKQKLDNKVKVMKNEVQVVDHNIKLLEELQDEHDFRVNSLKNREHENNGLTPKQLEHEKMIILEMCLKLKINREEVVSQLADVLNMSESIQSDLISEELPEWKKRQQSSCIGGPPNACLDQLQNWFTVVAENLQQVRQQLKKLQELEQKYTYENDPIGLKKSFLEGRALTLFRNLLEHSLVVERQPCMPTHPQRPLVLKTQVQFTVKLRFLVKLQEFNYQLKVKASFDKDVTEKKGFRKFNLLGTNTKVMNMEESNGSLAAEFRHLQLKEQKVAGNRTNEGPLIVTEELHTLCFESELNQSGLDIKLETISLPVVVISNVSQLPSGWASILWYNMLTTEPKNLKFFLSPPAATWGQLSEVLSWQFSSVTKRGLNEEQLGMLADKLLGHKAQRNSEGLIPWTKFCKSLTEKSFPFWLWIEAILDLIKRHLLSLWNDGCILGFVSKEREKAMLTGRCPGTFLLRFSESSREGAITFTWVEHDLYDKPVFHAVEPYTKKELTAVSLPDIIRTYKVMAAENIPENPLRFLYPDIPKDKAFGKYYARPTEVSEPMDVESPASRGYMKTELISVSEVHPSRLQDNMMPMSPDVFGELTRSVGPVLDQCWNQSPKDLDAVACDFADLMPEDFQMTADLDSH
- the stat1a gene encoding signal transducer and activator of transcription 1a isoform X1: MAQWCQLQQLDSKYLEQVDQLYDDSFPMDIRQYLSKWIESIDWENVAVQDSLSTVRFHDLLAQLDDQHSRFALENNFLLQHNIRKIKRNLQDRFQEDPIHMAMIIARNLKEEQRILAVARSIQADLENTQTSMVLEKQKLDNKVKVMKNEVQVVDHNIKLLEELQDEHDFRVNSLKNREHENNGLTPKQLEHEKMIILEMCLKLKINREEVVSQLADVLNMSESIQSDLISEELPEWKKRQQSSCIGGPPNACLDQLQNWFTVVAENLQQVRQQLKKLQELEQKYTYENDPIGLKKSFLEGRALTLFRNLLEHSLVVERQPCMPTHPQRPLVLKTQVQFTVKLRFLVKLQEFNYQLKVKASFDKDVTEKKGFRKFNLLGTNTKVMNMEESNGSLAAEFRHLQLKEQKVAGNRTNEGPLIVTEELHTLCFESELNQSGLDIKLETISLPVVVISNVSQLPSGWASILWYNMLTTEPKNLKFFLSPPAATWGQLSEVLSWQFSSVTKRGLNEEQLGMLADKLLGHKAQRNSEGLIPWTKFCKSLTEKSFPFWLWIEAILDLIKRHLLSLWNDGCILGFVSKEREKAMLTGRCPGTFLLRFSESSREGAITFTWVEHDLYGDYLDKPVFHAVEPYTKKELTAVSLPDIIRTYKVMAAENIPENPLRFLYPDIPKDKAFGKYYARPTEVSEPMDVESPASRGYMKTELISVSEVHPSRLQDNMMPMSPDVFGELTRSVGPVLDQCWNQSPKDLDAVACDFADLMPEDFQMTADLDSH